The Streptomyces pactum genome contains a region encoding:
- a CDS encoding amino acid ABC transporter permease produces the protein MSSVLYDAQGPRAKRRNVLFTAVFLVALVALLWWVYKTLDEKGQLDWAKWQMFFTSGEPWSTYIWPGLQNTLKAAALAMVIALPLGAVLGIARLSDHAWVRVPVGIVVEFFRSIPVLVLMIFGNALFAEYTGVSSDDRPLYAVVTGLVLYNAAVLAEIVRAGILALPKGQAEGAMAIGLRKSQSMRLILLPQAVTAMLPAIVSQLVVILKDTALGGAVLTFPELLASANTMSAYYGANVIASFTVIAVLFIALNFALTTFASWLERRLRRAKKSSGAVLKVDDAETAGTGAGGPA, from the coding sequence ATGAGCTCCGTTCTCTACGACGCGCAGGGGCCGCGCGCCAAGCGGCGCAACGTCCTGTTCACGGCCGTCTTCCTGGTCGCCCTCGTGGCCCTGCTGTGGTGGGTGTACAAGACCCTCGACGAGAAGGGCCAGCTCGACTGGGCGAAGTGGCAGATGTTCTTCACCAGCGGCGAGCCCTGGTCGACGTACATCTGGCCCGGTCTGCAGAACACACTGAAGGCAGCGGCTCTCGCGATGGTCATCGCCCTGCCGCTCGGTGCCGTGCTGGGCATCGCCCGGCTCTCCGACCACGCGTGGGTGCGGGTCCCGGTCGGGATCGTGGTGGAGTTCTTCCGGTCCATCCCGGTGCTGGTTCTGATGATCTTCGGCAACGCCCTGTTCGCCGAGTACACCGGCGTCAGCTCGGACGACCGCCCCCTGTACGCGGTCGTCACAGGCCTGGTTCTGTACAACGCCGCCGTCCTCGCGGAGATCGTGCGGGCCGGCATCCTGGCACTGCCCAAGGGCCAGGCCGAAGGCGCGATGGCGATCGGACTGCGCAAGAGTCAGTCGATGCGGCTGATCCTGCTGCCACAGGCGGTCACCGCGATGCTCCCGGCCATCGTCAGCCAGCTCGTCGTGATCCTCAAGGACACGGCTCTCGGCGGCGCTGTCCTCACCTTCCCCGAGCTGCTCGCCTCCGCCAACACGATGAGTGCCTACTACGGCGCCAACGTCATCGCCAGCTTCACCGTCATCGCCGTTCTCTTCATCGCGCTCAACTTCGCCCTCACGACCTTCGCGAGCTGGCTGGAGCGCCGGCTGCGGCGGGCGAAGAAGTCGAGCGGTGCGGTACTCAAGGTGGATGACGCCGAGACAGCGGGGACCGGAGCCGGCGGTCCGGCCTGA
- a CDS encoding AzlD domain-containing protein, with protein sequence MSVWIAIGVTAVGCYAVKLLGLLVPAGALERPVVRRLAALLPVALLAALTAQQTFADGQALVLDARAAGVAAAALALVLRAPFLLVVAAAVVVTAGVRAMGG encoded by the coding sequence TTGAGCGTCTGGATCGCCATCGGCGTGACCGCGGTCGGCTGCTACGCCGTCAAGCTCCTCGGGCTGCTGGTGCCCGCGGGCGCCCTGGAGCGGCCTGTGGTCCGGCGGCTCGCCGCCCTGCTGCCCGTCGCCCTCCTGGCCGCGCTCACCGCCCAGCAGACCTTCGCCGACGGGCAGGCACTCGTGCTGGACGCGCGGGCCGCTGGGGTCGCCGCGGCCGCCTTGGCGCTGGTGCTGCGCGCGCCCTTCCTGCTCGTCGTCGCGGCGGCCGTGGTGGTCACCGCGGGGGTACGGGCCATGGGCGGATGA
- a CDS encoding glutamate ABC transporter substrate-binding protein, with the protein MKLRKVTAASATVFALALTATACGSDDGGDTGSSDGGDKKITIGIKFDQPGLGQKTPDGYEGFDVDVATYVAKKLGYTEDQIEWKESKSADRETMLQRGDVDFIAATYSITPKREEKVDFAGPYLLAHQDVLLRADDDKIKSPEDLNDAKLCSVTGSTSAQNVKEKLAPKAQLQNYPTYSACLNGLQTGAIDALTTDDSILAGYAAQKQFEGKFKLGGFEMTNENYGIGVKKGSDLKAKINDALEAMVADKSWDQAVKDNFGPANYKNEPAPKIGDVKS; encoded by the coding sequence ATGAAGCTCCGCAAGGTCACCGCCGCCTCGGCCACCGTGTTCGCCCTCGCCCTGACCGCCACCGCGTGCGGCTCCGACGACGGAGGCGACACCGGCTCCTCCGACGGTGGCGACAAGAAGATCACCATCGGCATCAAGTTCGACCAGCCGGGCCTGGGCCAGAAGACCCCCGACGGCTACGAGGGCTTCGACGTGGACGTCGCCACGTACGTCGCCAAGAAGCTCGGCTACACCGAGGACCAGATCGAGTGGAAGGAGTCGAAGAGCGCCGACCGCGAGACCATGCTGCAGCGCGGTGACGTCGACTTCATCGCCGCCACGTACTCGATCACCCCGAAGCGCGAGGAGAAGGTCGACTTCGCCGGCCCGTACCTGCTGGCCCACCAGGACGTGCTGCTGCGCGCCGACGACGACAAGATCAAGTCGCCGGAGGACCTGAACGACGCGAAGCTCTGCTCGGTCACCGGCTCGACCTCGGCCCAGAATGTCAAGGAGAAGCTGGCGCCCAAGGCCCAGCTCCAGAACTACCCGACGTACTCCGCCTGTCTGAACGGTCTGCAGACCGGTGCCATCGACGCGCTGACCACGGACGACTCCATCCTCGCCGGTTACGCCGCCCAGAAGCAGTTCGAGGGCAAGTTCAAGCTCGGCGGCTTCGAGATGACCAACGAGAACTACGGCATCGGCGTCAAGAAGGGCAGCGACCTCAAGGCCAAGATCAACGACGCGCTCGAGGCCATGGTCGCCGACAAGTCCTGGGACCAGGCGGTCAAGGACAACTTCGGTCCGGCCAACTACAAGAACGAGCCCGCGCCGAAGATCGGCGACGTCAAGAGCTGA
- a CDS encoding FAD-dependent monooxygenase produces MDPVIITGAGPVGLTLALALARQQVPCVVLDEGPGKDEPRPARTVVVREDAVALVERLTGTPLTGLGCRWAGWRSTRRKQVIREVVFGDTDPAPLHIAQHELTGVLRAALAREPLVKIAVDSRLDGIEQETSGVTAHTRGPGGTWWRGSYLVGCDGPRSTVRKLQDIRFPGRTAVERYAVAALRTDLPWTDEALLHRSPPWRTSGPSAGEIVGRPLPDGVWRLDWLLPPGKDLVTPELLVNRVRETLTGWVGTSNPSYELLDTGVHTVHHRLARRWRVGRVLLAGDAAHLLGALGTQGLEEGLRDADNLAWKLALAWHHGPREALLDSYQEERRTAIAARLRAADQVLPLLRGGGGLRSYVPGSARGNDALLADGHLGRGTLGSPGTYGASPLAPEHLAGEVPVGTPPGAPVTDVRVTAEDGTFVRLRDRLGRGALLVVLIAPGTGVWERKHWVTAGIMPRLAAAVTALPHYAELLVAESYPGAAAHTVLLVRPDGHLVTALSGVRPADLYAAAEAAVGGATPPAAAESTEEEAEAGAAAGSR; encoded by the coding sequence GTGGACCCGGTGATCATCACCGGAGCGGGGCCCGTCGGGCTCACGCTCGCCCTGGCGCTGGCACGGCAGCAGGTGCCCTGTGTCGTACTCGACGAAGGGCCGGGCAAGGACGAACCGCGCCCCGCACGCACCGTCGTCGTGCGCGAGGACGCCGTCGCCCTCGTCGAGCGGCTGACCGGCACACCGCTGACGGGGCTGGGTTGCCGTTGGGCCGGATGGCGGTCGACGCGGCGCAAGCAGGTGATCCGTGAGGTCGTGTTCGGCGACACCGACCCGGCGCCCCTGCACATCGCCCAGCACGAGCTGACCGGCGTCCTGCGCGCGGCACTCGCCCGCGAGCCGCTCGTCAAGATCGCGGTGGACAGCCGCCTGGACGGCATCGAGCAGGAGACCTCGGGCGTCACGGCCCACACCCGCGGCCCCGGCGGCACCTGGTGGCGCGGCAGTTACCTGGTGGGCTGCGACGGCCCCCGCTCGACCGTCCGCAAGCTCCAGGACATCCGCTTCCCCGGCCGTACGGCGGTGGAACGATACGCCGTCGCCGCGCTGCGCACGGATCTTCCCTGGACCGACGAGGCCTTGCTCCACCGCTCACCCCCATGGCGGACGTCCGGTCCGTCGGCCGGTGAGATCGTCGGACGCCCCCTGCCGGACGGCGTGTGGCGCCTGGACTGGCTGCTGCCCCCGGGCAAGGACCTGGTCACCCCCGAACTGCTGGTCAACCGGGTCCGCGAGACCCTCACCGGCTGGGTCGGCACGTCGAACCCGTCGTACGAGCTCCTCGACACCGGAGTCCACACGGTCCACCACCGGTTGGCCCGCCGCTGGCGGGTGGGCCGCGTACTCCTCGCCGGGGACGCGGCGCACCTGCTGGGCGCGCTGGGCACGCAGGGACTGGAGGAGGGGCTGCGGGACGCGGACAACCTCGCCTGGAAACTGGCCCTGGCCTGGCATCACGGGCCGCGCGAGGCGCTGCTCGACAGTTACCAGGAGGAGCGGCGCACCGCGATCGCCGCACGACTGCGCGCCGCCGACCAGGTACTGCCGCTGCTGCGCGGCGGCGGAGGCCTGCGTTCCTACGTCCCCGGCTCCGCCCGCGGGAACGACGCGCTGCTCGCGGACGGTCATCTGGGGCGCGGGACGCTGGGCTCGCCGGGCACGTACGGCGCATCGCCCCTCGCCCCCGAGCACCTCGCCGGAGAGGTGCCGGTCGGCACACCGCCCGGGGCGCCCGTCACCGACGTGCGGGTCACGGCGGAGGACGGCACGTTCGTGAGGCTGCGGGACCGGCTCGGGCGCGGGGCGCTGCTGGTGGTGCTGATCGCGCCGGGCACGGGTGTGTGGGAACGCAAGCACTGGGTGACCGCCGGAATCATGCCCCGGCTGGCGGCGGCGGTGACGGCGCTGCCCCATTACGCCGAGCTGCTGGTCGCCGAGAGCTATCCGGGGGCCGCCGCCCACACGGTGCTGCTGGTGCGCCCCGACGGTCATCTCGTCACAGCACTGAGCGGGGTGCGCCCGGCCGACCTGTACGCGGCGGCGGAGGCGGCGGTGGGCGGGGCGACGCCACCGGCGGCCGCGGAGTCCACGGAGGAAGAGGCGGAGGCGGGAGCCGCGGCCGGGTCCCGCTGA
- a CDS encoding AI-2E family transporter: MAPTDETGQAARQASPTGATPPTGPPDDEAGGTAGAGARMPRWLPRAMVLALSLIAVFQLGSWAFHQLTGLLINVLIAFFLALAIEPAVSWMAGHGMRRGLATFLVFIAVLIAAAGFVTLLGSMLAGQIVKMVEDFPDYLDSVINWVNGHFHTELRRVDIQEGLLRSDWLRNYVQDSATGVLDVSAQVLGGLFQMLTVLLFSFYFAADGPRLRRGLCSVLPPARQAEVLRAWEIAVDKTGGYLYSRGLMALISGIAHYILLEILEVPYAPALAVWVGLVSQFIPTIGTYLAGALPMLIAFTVNPWYALWVLIFVVVYQQFENYVLQPKLTSKTVDIHPAVAFGSVVAGAALLGAVGALIAIPAIATLQAFLGAYVKRYDVTDDPRVHGRRNRRSGPGAPTRLRKLWARRPEPGRPGTEGASGGGSA, from the coding sequence GTGGCACCCACTGACGAGACCGGGCAGGCGGCCCGGCAAGCATCCCCGACCGGCGCGACGCCGCCCACCGGCCCCCCGGACGACGAGGCCGGCGGCACCGCCGGAGCGGGTGCCCGCATGCCGCGCTGGCTGCCGCGCGCCATGGTGCTGGCGCTCTCGCTCATCGCCGTCTTCCAGCTCGGCAGTTGGGCGTTCCACCAGCTCACCGGCCTGCTGATCAACGTCCTCATCGCGTTCTTCCTGGCCCTCGCCATCGAACCCGCGGTGAGCTGGATGGCCGGGCACGGAATGCGCCGCGGGCTGGCCACCTTCCTTGTCTTCATCGCCGTGCTGATCGCCGCCGCGGGGTTCGTCACGCTGCTCGGTTCGATGCTCGCGGGCCAGATCGTCAAGATGGTCGAGGACTTCCCGGACTACCTCGACTCGGTCATCAACTGGGTCAACGGCCACTTCCACACCGAGCTGCGACGGGTCGACATCCAGGAAGGCCTGCTCCGTTCCGACTGGCTGCGCAACTACGTCCAGGACAGTGCCACGGGCGTCCTGGACGTGTCGGCCCAGGTCCTCGGCGGCCTCTTCCAGATGCTGACGGTTCTGCTGTTCTCCTTCTACTTCGCCGCCGACGGCCCCCGGCTGCGGCGCGGGCTCTGTTCCGTCCTGCCGCCCGCCCGGCAGGCCGAGGTCCTGCGCGCGTGGGAGATCGCCGTGGACAAGACCGGTGGTTACCTGTACTCGCGCGGTCTGATGGCGCTGATCTCCGGCATAGCGCACTACATCCTGCTGGAGATACTCGAGGTGCCCTACGCTCCCGCGCTCGCCGTGTGGGTGGGCCTGGTGTCGCAGTTCATCCCCACCATCGGTACCTATCTCGCGGGCGCCCTGCCCATGCTGATCGCCTTCACGGTCAACCCCTGGTACGCGCTGTGGGTACTGATCTTCGTGGTGGTCTACCAGCAGTTCGAGAACTACGTGCTGCAGCCCAAGCTGACCTCCAAGACCGTGGACATCCACCCGGCGGTCGCCTTCGGCTCGGTCGTCGCGGGCGCCGCCCTGCTGGGCGCCGTCGGCGCGCTGATCGCCATCCCGGCGATCGCCACGCTCCAGGCGTTCCTCGGTGCGTACGTCAAGCGCTACGACGTCACGGACGATCCGCGCGTCCACGGACGCCGGAACCGCCGGTCGGGGCCGGGGGCGCCCACACGCCTGCGCAAACTGTGGGCCCGGCGACCGGAGCCGGGACGCCCGGGCACGGAGGGTGCCTCAGGCGGCGGCTCCGCCTGA
- a CDS encoding type II toxin-antitoxin system VapB family antitoxin, producing the protein MAKVSISLDAELVVEAMVLAGIGSPQDAVEAVVRDYIARGHRTETRTEFKDRNLREVDAKPQEPQG; encoded by the coding sequence ATGGCCAAGGTCAGCATCAGTCTCGACGCCGAGCTGGTGGTGGAAGCGATGGTCCTGGCGGGCATCGGCTCGCCCCAGGACGCCGTCGAGGCGGTGGTGCGGGACTACATCGCCCGCGGCCACCGCACGGAGACCCGCACCGAGTTCAAGGACCGGAACCTGCGGGAGGTCGACGCCAAGCCTCAGGAGCCGCAGGGCTGA
- a CDS encoding amino acid ABC transporter permease, whose product MFDFLQDYDLLGAFWTTVQLAVLSAVGSLIWGTILAAMRVGPVPLMRGLGTAYVNIVRNIPLTVIILFASLGLNQTLGVELGGGDFETINFRLAVLGLILYTSAFVCEALRSGINTVPVGQAEAARAIGLSFGQVLRLVVLPQAFRSTVGPLANVLIALIKNTTVAAAIGVAEAAALMKDMIENEAQLLLISAIIAFGFVVLTLPTGLMLGWVGKKVAVKR is encoded by the coding sequence GTGTTCGACTTTCTTCAGGATTACGACCTGCTGGGAGCCTTCTGGACGACAGTGCAGCTCGCTGTGCTCTCGGCCGTCGGCTCCCTGATCTGGGGCACCATACTGGCCGCCATGCGCGTCGGCCCGGTGCCGTTGATGCGCGGCCTCGGGACCGCGTACGTGAACATCGTGCGGAACATTCCCCTGACCGTCATCATCTTGTTCGCGTCCCTCGGCCTGAACCAGACCCTCGGAGTCGAACTCGGCGGCGGCGATTTCGAGACGATCAACTTCCGGCTCGCCGTCCTGGGTCTGATCCTCTACACGTCGGCCTTCGTATGCGAGGCGCTGCGCTCCGGCATCAACACGGTGCCCGTCGGTCAGGCGGAGGCGGCCCGGGCGATCGGGCTCAGCTTCGGCCAGGTGCTCCGCCTCGTGGTGCTGCCGCAGGCGTTCCGGTCCACCGTCGGCCCCCTGGCTAACGTACTGATCGCGCTCATCAAGAACACCACGGTGGCCGCGGCCATCGGTGTCGCCGAAGCGGCGGCACTGATGAAGGACATGATCGAGAACGAGGCGCAGCTACTGCTGATCTCCGCGATCATCGCGTTCGGCTTCGTGGTTCTGACGCTGCCGACCGGCCTGATGCTCGGCTGGGTGGGCAAGAAGGTGGCGGTGAAGCGATGA
- the recA gene encoding recombinase RecA — protein MAGTDREKALDAALAQIERQFGKGAVMRMGDRSKEPIEVIPTGSTALDVALGVGGLPRGRVIEVYGPESSGKTTLTLHAVANAQKAGGQVAFVDAEHALDPEYAQKLGVDIDNLILSQPDNGEQALEIVDMLVRSGALDLIVIDSVAALVPRAEIEGEMGDSHVGLQARLMSQALRKITSALNQSKTTAIFINQLREKIGVMFGSPETTTGGRALKFYASVRLDIRRIETLKDGTDAVGNRTRVKVVKNKVAPPFKQAEFDILYGQGISREGGLIDMGVEHGFVRKAGAWYTYEGDQLGQGKENARNFLKDNPDLANEIEKKIKEKLGVGVRPEEPATEPGADAAAAPADAAPAVPAPATAKATKSKAAAAKS, from the coding sequence ATGGCAGGAACCGACCGCGAGAAGGCCCTGGACGCCGCGCTCGCACAGATTGAACGGCAGTTCGGCAAGGGCGCGGTCATGCGCATGGGTGACCGGTCGAAGGAGCCCATCGAGGTCATCCCGACCGGGTCGACCGCGCTCGACGTGGCCCTTGGCGTCGGCGGCCTGCCGCGCGGCCGTGTCATCGAGGTCTACGGCCCCGAGTCCTCGGGCAAGACGACCCTGACCCTGCACGCGGTGGCGAACGCGCAGAAGGCCGGCGGCCAGGTCGCGTTCGTGGACGCGGAGCACGCCCTCGACCCCGAGTACGCGCAGAAGCTCGGCGTCGACATCGACAACCTGATCCTGTCCCAGCCGGACAACGGTGAGCAGGCCCTGGAGATCGTGGACATGCTGGTCCGCTCCGGCGCCCTCGACCTCATCGTCATCGACTCCGTCGCAGCCCTCGTGCCGCGCGCGGAGATCGAGGGCGAGATGGGCGACAGCCATGTCGGTCTGCAGGCCCGCCTGATGAGCCAGGCCCTGCGGAAGATCACCAGCGCGCTCAACCAGTCCAAGACCACCGCGATCTTCATCAACCAGCTCCGCGAGAAGATCGGCGTGATGTTCGGTTCTCCGGAGACCACGACCGGTGGCCGGGCACTGAAGTTCTACGCCTCGGTGCGACTCGACATCCGGCGTATCGAGACGCTGAAGGACGGCACCGACGCGGTCGGCAACCGCACCCGCGTCAAGGTCGTCAAGAACAAGGTCGCGCCGCCCTTCAAGCAGGCCGAGTTCGACATCCTCTACGGCCAGGGCATCAGCCGCGAGGGCGGTCTGATCGACATGGGTGTGGAGCACGGCTTCGTCCGCAAGGCCGGCGCCTGGTACACGTACGAGGGCGACCAGCTCGGCCAGGGCAAGGAGAACGCGCGCAACTTCCTGAAGGACAACCCCGACCTGGCCAACGAGATCGAGAAGAAGATCAAGGAGAAGCTGGGCGTCGGCGTACGGCCCGAGGAGCCGGCCACCGAGCCGGGCGCGGACGCCGCCGCCGCCCCGGCCGACGCAGCCCCGGCGGTGCCCGCCCCCGCGACCGCCAAGGCCACCAAGTCCAAGGCCGCGGCAGCCAAGAGCTGA
- a CDS encoding AraC family transcriptional regulator — MAASSERARHWRYAELPDVDLLRAQYIQKTFVRHTHEQFVIAAIADGVEVFHHGGSDQYAGAGSIALVNPDTPHTGRAGVPEGWRYEAVYPAPELVAGIAAETTTLRGTPGFVRPVLDDPYTVELVHRVLRAADEGNALAADTLLRVAVTRLLRLNGGPLPRREVRTAGTRIAARARAVLEERMADPPGLERLAGELGSSPFALLRAFRDAYGMPPHTWLTDARVRRARRLLDAGTKPSEAAVAVGFTDQPHLNRHFARMVGVPPGAYQRERKNVQDARRRLLLPSEA, encoded by the coding sequence ATGGCGGCATCGAGCGAACGGGCACGGCACTGGCGGTACGCGGAGCTGCCCGACGTCGACCTGCTGCGGGCCCAGTACATACAGAAGACCTTCGTACGCCACACGCACGAGCAATTCGTCATCGCCGCCATCGCCGACGGAGTGGAGGTCTTCCACCACGGAGGAAGCGACCAGTACGCCGGGGCGGGATCGATCGCCCTGGTCAACCCGGACACGCCGCACACGGGCCGGGCCGGGGTGCCGGAGGGATGGCGGTACGAGGCGGTCTACCCGGCGCCCGAGCTCGTGGCCGGCATCGCGGCGGAGACGACCACGCTGCGCGGGACCCCGGGGTTCGTCCGGCCGGTGCTCGACGACCCCTACACCGTAGAGCTGGTGCACCGCGTGCTGCGGGCCGCCGACGAGGGGAACGCGCTCGCCGCCGACACCCTGCTCAGAGTGGCCGTGACCCGGCTCCTGCGGCTGAACGGCGGCCCGCTGCCGCGGCGCGAGGTACGGACGGCCGGAACCCGGATCGCGGCACGTGCGCGTGCCGTGCTGGAGGAGCGGATGGCCGACCCGCCAGGTCTGGAGCGGCTCGCCGGGGAGCTCGGGAGCAGTCCGTTCGCGCTGCTGCGCGCCTTCCGGGACGCCTACGGAATGCCGCCCCACACCTGGCTGACGGACGCCCGGGTGCGCCGGGCACGGCGGCTGCTGGACGCCGGTACGAAGCCGTCCGAGGCCGCCGTCGCCGTGGGGTTCACCGACCAGCCGCACCTGAACCGGCACTTCGCGCGGATGGTGGGTGTGCCGCCCGGCGCCTACCAGCGGGAGCGCAAGAACGTCCAAGACGCGCGGCGGCGGCTTCTCCTACCGTCCGAGGCGTGA
- a CDS encoding DUF3046 domain-containing protein has product MRLTVFWERMTDHFGPGYADTFARDHVMAELGGRTVHGALDAGWDAKDVWRVVCTVMNVPREKR; this is encoded by the coding sequence ATGCGGTTGACGGTCTTCTGGGAGCGGATGACGGATCACTTCGGTCCGGGGTACGCCGACACCTTCGCGCGCGATCACGTGATGGCGGAGCTGGGCGGGCGTACGGTGCACGGGGCGCTGGACGCCGGATGGGACGCCAAGGACGTCTGGCGGGTGGTCTGCACCGTCATGAACGTGCCCCGGGAAAAGCGTTGA
- the recX gene encoding recombination regulator RecX has protein sequence MTRRTDWAEYTYPDAVSRGRERGRPGDNGSVGTDDGAYGAAAVPYETGLSAVADGTADPFAPYGAEDPYDAAPPGDGGAHHGDGRARGGARRGRGPGGGRGRRRERAESSAEDGGATSSSRAEKGEPPRDPVEQARAICLRLLTGTPRTRKQLADALRKREIPDEAAEEVLSRFEEVGLINDSAFAEAWVESRHHGRGLARRALARELRTKGVDASFIDEAVSRLDSEQEEETARDLVARKLRATRGLDRDKRLRRLAGMLARKGYPEGMALRVVRQALEEEGEDTEFLGDEGF, from the coding sequence GTGACACGACGAACCGACTGGGCCGAGTACACCTACCCGGATGCCGTCTCGCGGGGGCGCGAGCGGGGGAGACCGGGTGACAACGGCTCCGTCGGCACGGACGACGGCGCGTACGGGGCGGCTGCGGTCCCGTACGAGACGGGCCTGTCCGCCGTCGCGGACGGCACGGCCGACCCTTTCGCGCCGTACGGCGCCGAGGACCCGTACGACGCCGCCCCACCCGGTGACGGCGGGGCGCACCACGGTGACGGCCGGGCGCGTGGCGGTGCCCGACGGGGCCGTGGGCCGGGCGGCGGGCGCGGGCGGCGGCGCGAGCGTGCGGAGTCGTCCGCCGAGGACGGAGGCGCCACTTCCTCGTCGAGGGCCGAGAAGGGGGAGCCTCCGCGGGACCCGGTCGAGCAGGCACGGGCGATCTGCCTGCGCCTGCTCACCGGGACCCCGCGCACCCGCAAGCAACTCGCCGACGCCCTGCGCAAGCGGGAGATCCCCGACGAGGCCGCCGAGGAGGTGCTGTCCAGGTTCGAGGAGGTCGGCCTGATCAACGACAGCGCCTTCGCGGAAGCCTGGGTGGAGTCCAGGCACCACGGCCGCGGGCTGGCCCGTCGTGCCCTCGCCAGAGAGCTGCGCACCAAGGGTGTCGACGCCTCGTTCATCGACGAGGCGGTGTCCCGACTGGACTCCGAGCAGGAGGAGGAGACCGCGCGCGACCTGGTCGCCCGCAAGCTGCGGGCCACCCGGGGCCTCGACCGCGACAAGAGGCTTCGCCGCCTCGCGGGCATGCTGGCCCGCAAGGGCTACCCCGAGGGCATGGCCCTGCGGGTGGTCCGCCAGGCTCTGGAGGAGGAGGGCGAGGACACGGAGTTCCTCGGCGACGAGGGGTTCTGA
- a CDS encoding AzlC family ABC transporter permease: MTEQTAVPDTSAVEDKPDAAVVRDALGVGVAVGLSGFAFGVTSAGSGLTPMQTCALSLLVFTGASQFALVGALAAGGNPITAAAGAFFLGVRNAFYGLRLSQLLALPRAVRPFAAQWVIDETTAVALAQPTRRGVRIGFTVTGLTLYLLWNLTTLLGALGAEAIGDTDAWGLDAAGPAVFLALLAPMLKTTTERAAATLAVLVGLGLLPVLPAGVPVLVAALAAPVVLWARGCRGSSAVEDSAREGER, from the coding sequence GTGACAGAACAGACAGCCGTCCCCGACACGAGCGCCGTCGAGGACAAACCGGACGCCGCCGTCGTCCGGGACGCCCTCGGGGTCGGAGTCGCCGTCGGCCTCTCCGGGTTCGCCTTCGGGGTGACCTCGGCCGGCAGCGGACTGACACCCATGCAGACGTGCGCCCTCAGCCTCCTGGTGTTCACCGGGGCCTCCCAGTTCGCCCTCGTGGGGGCGCTCGCGGCCGGCGGCAACCCGATCACCGCCGCGGCGGGGGCCTTCTTCCTGGGCGTACGCAACGCCTTCTACGGGCTTCGGCTGTCGCAGTTGCTGGCCCTCCCGCGCGCGGTGCGGCCGTTCGCCGCGCAGTGGGTCATCGACGAGACGACGGCCGTGGCCCTCGCACAGCCCACGCGGCGCGGCGTCCGGATCGGGTTCACCGTCACCGGACTCACCCTGTACCTGCTGTGGAACCTCACCACGCTGCTCGGCGCGCTGGGCGCGGAGGCCATCGGGGACACCGACGCCTGGGGGCTGGACGCGGCCGGCCCCGCGGTCTTCCTGGCGCTGCTCGCGCCGATGCTGAAGACCACCACCGAGCGCGCGGCCGCCACCCTGGCCGTCCTTGTGGGGCTCGGCCTGCTGCCCGTGCTGCCCGCCGGTGTGCCCGTCCTGGTGGCCGCGCTGGCGGCACCGGTCGTCCTGTGGGCGCGGGGATGCCGCGGGAGCAGCGCCGTCGAGGACTCCGCGCGGGAGGGGGAACGTTGA